In one window of Mesorhizobium sp. B2-1-1 DNA:
- a CDS encoding DUF4142 domain-containing protein — protein MRLLATVVGLALLPAATAFAQFGNPAGMAPDTMKESPGKPMPHQTNYQDRLFAQLTAAGGLAEVRFGELAGKSENAAVKDFARRMVDDHQRANDRLKSLAEAAKMPLPPGLDAEHEEMRTRLEKLTGVEFDLAYISGQIVEHQKTVQLLEWEIGSGQDPDVQHFASDILPAVLEHLRMARDIRSKLVNPALADASGQSKK, from the coding sequence ATGCGTCTACTCGCAACTGTCGTGGGGCTTGCGCTTCTGCCTGCCGCCACCGCCTTCGCCCAGTTCGGCAATCCGGCTGGCATGGCGCCGGACACGATGAAGGAATCTCCCGGCAAGCCAATGCCTCACCAAACCAACTATCAGGACCGGCTGTTCGCGCAGCTTACCGCTGCTGGCGGTCTGGCCGAGGTCCGCTTCGGCGAGCTTGCCGGAAAATCCGAAAATGCCGCGGTGAAAGACTTTGCCCGCAGGATGGTTGACGACCACCAGAGGGCGAACGACAGGCTGAAGTCGCTCGCCGAAGCGGCCAAGATGCCGCTTCCGCCTGGGCTGGATGCCGAGCACGAGGAGATGCGTACCAGGCTGGAAAAGCTTACAGGCGTCGAATTCGATCTGGCTTACATCAGCGGCCAGATTGTCGAGCATCAGAAGACTGTGCAACTCCTTGAATGGGAGATCGGCTCCGGCCAGGATCCGGATGTCCAGCATTTCGCCTCGGATATCCTGCCGGCCGTACTTGAGCATCTGCGAATGGCGCGGGATATCCGCAGCAAGCTGGTGAACCCGGCATTGGCCGATGCCTCGGGCCAGAGCAAGAAGTGA
- a CDS encoding O-antigen ligase family protein: protein MSAVTHDLPRAAVNAKLIALISSGAVGLGILLSGFVISEPAPYEIYMAGLIAIWALFGLRISRAAAPLLVLLVTMNIGGMIAMTQMSDLANTPLYLAVSLFLAFSAVFFASVTATQPSLYRLIFIAYVVSAVMTSLLGIAGYFHAFPGAEMFTKYDRAAGAFQDPNVFGPFLVLPGIYLLYLLLTGPVSRMPLLAVPLLIITSGIFFSFSRGAWGMFAVSAVLLTGCLFLQSNSGMFRLRVVVMTIAALSLLTIAMIVILQLPGVAEMFSNRAHLEQSYDTARLGRFARYAIGFQMAMEHPFGIGPLVFGTIFGEDTHDIWLKMLMDYGWLGFVSFLTLVLWTICAGFRILLRDRPWQPYLLCAYVAFIGNVGLGTFIDIDHWRHVYLLLGLVWGAIALEHRHQRQLRLAMPKASRDRGALSAR from the coding sequence TTGAGCGCGGTCACCCATGACCTGCCGCGCGCGGCGGTCAATGCCAAGCTGATCGCACTGATTTCCTCGGGCGCGGTCGGGCTCGGCATCCTGCTTTCCGGCTTCGTTATCAGCGAGCCGGCTCCTTACGAAATCTACATGGCCGGCCTGATCGCCATCTGGGCGCTTTTCGGTTTGAGGATTTCGCGCGCGGCCGCGCCGCTGCTGGTGCTTCTGGTGACGATGAATATTGGCGGCATGATCGCCATGACGCAGATGTCAGACCTCGCCAACACGCCGCTCTACCTTGCAGTGTCGCTGTTTCTCGCCTTCAGCGCGGTCTTCTTCGCATCGGTCACCGCCACGCAGCCGAGCCTCTACCGGCTGATCTTCATTGCCTATGTCGTATCCGCGGTGATGACTTCGCTGCTCGGCATAGCAGGCTATTTCCATGCCTTCCCGGGCGCGGAGATGTTCACCAAATACGACCGCGCCGCAGGCGCCTTCCAGGACCCGAACGTGTTCGGGCCGTTCCTGGTTCTGCCCGGCATCTATCTGCTCTATCTGCTGCTGACCGGGCCGGTCTCGCGCATGCCGCTGCTGGCGGTGCCGCTGCTCATCATCACATCAGGCATCTTCTTCTCCTTCTCGCGCGGCGCCTGGGGCATGTTTGCCGTCTCTGCCGTTCTGCTTACCGGCTGCCTGTTCCTGCAGAGCAACAGCGGCATGTTCCGGCTGCGCGTGGTGGTGATGACCATCGCGGCATTGTCGCTGCTGACGATCGCCATGATCGTCATCCTGCAGCTGCCGGGCGTGGCGGAAATGTTCTCCAACCGTGCCCATCTCGAACAGAGCTACGACACCGCCCGCCTCGGCCGCTTCGCCCGCTATGCAATCGGCTTCCAAATGGCGATGGAGCACCCGTTCGGCATCGGGCCTCTGGTGTTCGGCACCATCTTCGGCGAGGACACCCACGACATCTGGCTGAAGATGCTGATGGATTATGGCTGGCTCGGCTTCGTATCGTTCCTGACGCTTGTCCTCTGGACGATATGTGCCGGATTCCGCATCCTGCTGCGCGACCGGCCATGGCAGCCCTATCTCCTGTGCGCCTATGTCGCCTTCATCGGCAATGTCGGGCTCGGCACCTTCATCGACATCGACCATTGGCGCCACGTCTATCTGCTGCTCGGATTGGTCTGGGGCGCGATCGCGCTGGAACACCGTCATCAGCGGCAATTACGGCTGGCGATGCCGAAAGCTTCACGTGACCGCGGAGCGCTATCGGCTCGATAG
- a CDS encoding ferritin-like domain-containing protein — MTQSRDWLIQWLRDAHAMEEQAETMLSGQLSRLESYPELGDRIRQHLDETRQQASRLKSCLDRIGEGSSAMKDAGGKLTAMAQSISGVFAGDEVMKGSLASYTFEHMEIASYTMLIAAANAEGEAEVARVSEQNLREEEAMADWLKSHLAETTQMFLSRAAADSDAAKR; from the coding sequence ATGACACAATCGCGCGACTGGTTGATACAGTGGCTGAGAGACGCTCACGCCATGGAGGAGCAGGCCGAGACGATGCTCTCCGGGCAACTGTCACGCCTCGAAAGCTATCCGGAACTCGGCGACCGCATCCGTCAGCATCTCGACGAGACGCGGCAGCAGGCCTCGCGCCTCAAAAGCTGTCTTGACCGGATCGGAGAGGGATCCTCCGCGATGAAAGACGCAGGCGGCAAGCTCACCGCCATGGCCCAGTCGATCAGCGGCGTGTTTGCCGGCGACGAGGTGATGAAGGGCTCGCTCGCCAGCTATACTTTCGAGCATATGGAGATTGCCTCCTACACGATGCTCATCGCCGCGGCCAACGCCGAAGGGGAGGCCGAGGTGGCGCGTGTGTCTGAGCAGAATCTGCGCGAAGAGGAGGCGATGGCGGATTGGCTCAAGAGCCATCTCGCCGAGACGACGCAGATGTTCCTGTCTCGCGCCGCGGCCGACAGCGATGCCGCAAAACGATAA